The Deltaproteobacteria bacterium genome segment CCGGTGGCGGAAAGCCAGCGGGAAGTTTGACCTGAGTGACATCGGCCAGCGGGTGAAGGACTTCCTGGTATACGGCATGCTCCAGAAGCGCGTATCCGAGCGCCGGCTGGCCGGGATCATGCACCAGATGATCTTCTACGGCTTCATCGTGCTGTTCATCGGAACCACGATCGTCGCCATCGAGTACGATATCACCCGCAAGCTGGACGAGCACTTCGGCACCAGCCTCGCCTTCTGGCATGGTGATTTTTATCTCGGCTACTCGTTTTTCCTCGATGTGATGGGACTAGTATTCATCCTCGGTCTCGGTATCGCCCTGTACCGCCGGTTCATCAAGAAACCAAAGCATCTGGAAACTTCCGTTGATGACCTACGGATCATCGGCATGTTCGGCGCCATTGCCGTCACCGGCTACCTGCTCGAAGGTGCCCGCATCGCCCTCGTGGACGAACCGTTCCGGGCCTGGTCGCCCGTTGGAAGCTGGACCGGCTACCTGCTGACCGCCATCTTCGGCGAACCCGGCACGCCAACCGGCTTCCGCGCATGGGACCAGGCCCCTTACTGGTTCAACGGACTGGGTTATTTCCACAATTCAATCTGGTGGATCCACATGGTCCTTGTGTTCGGATTCATCGCCTATATCCCGTACGGAAAACTCGCCCACATCATCACCTCGCCGCTCAACATCTTCCTCCGCACCCACAAGCCGACGGGCAAGATGGTGACACCGTTCCAACTGTTCAACTGGAAAAAGGACGCCGACGGCAACGAAGAGTTCGAAATGCGCGAGGATATGGAGGAGTCGGAGTTTTTCGCCGGTTCATTCGGCAAGATCGAGGATCTGTCGTGGAAGCAACTCCTTTCCGTGGACGCCTGCACCAAGTGTGCCCGTTGCACGACCGAGTGCCCGGCCACGGCCGCCGGGCGGGATCTCTCACCCATGCATTTCGTATGGAACGTGGCGGGTTATTCGGCCAAGTACATGAATACACCCCTCGACCAGCGCCCCTCGCTGGTTTCCGATGACGCCATTCATCCGGAAACAGTCTGGTCCTGCACGACCTGCAACGCCTGCGTCACCGCCTGCCCGGTCTTCATTGAGCATGTAGACATGTACATGGGCATGCGCCGCCACATGGCGAATGAGGGCAACCAGTCGCCCCACATGATCGAGACCATGAAGAAGATGGAGAACAACAAGAACCCCTGGGGCATGGCCCGCGGCGACCGCATGGCCTGGGTCAGCGACTCGCCGGTGAAGCCCGTTACGGTCGAGCAGCAGCCCGAGTTCGACGTTCTCTACTGGATCGGCTGCGCCGGAAACTACGACTCCCGCAATACGGAAGTTACCAAGTCGGTCCTGAAGCTCCTCGAAATGGCTGGCGTGAAATACGCTGTGCTGGGCAAGGAAGAGGGCTGCACCGGCGACACGGCCCGGCGGCTCGGAAACGAGGGGCTGTTCCAGCAGCTCGCCATCGAGAACATCATGATGTTCAAGATGACCGGCGTGAAGAAGATCCTCACCCAGTGTCCCCACTGCTTCAACACGTTCAAGAACGAGTATCCCGATCTTGGCCTCGAAAATGTTGAGGTGGTTCACCACTCGGAATTCCTCGACGAACTCGTCAAGGGCGGCAAACTCCGGCCCAAGAAGAAGATCGAGGAAAAAATCACCTACCACGACTCCTGCTACCTGGGCCGCCACAACGATAACTACGACCACCCCCGTTCGGTGCTGGAGGCTTCCGGTGCGGAGCTGGTGGAGATGAAGCGGTCGGGAGAGCGCGGCTTCTGCTGCGGCGCCGGCGGGGCGAACATGTGGTACGAGGTGAAGGAAGAAGAGAAGATCAACCGCATCCGCGTGAATGAAGCGGCTGAAACCGGCGCCCAAACCGCGGCGACCGCCTGCCCGTTCTGCATGGTCATGTTCCAGGACGGCATCAAGACCACCGACCGGGAAGAAAACTTCAAGCTGAAGGATATCTCGGAGATCCTGCTCGACGCCTGCAGCTGAGGGGATAGGCCCGTCTTGCCTTCCATTGGTCCCTGTGACTACACAGGAGGCATACTGAATGAACAATCATTCAGTTTCGGAAGGGGCGACGACCGATGATCCGCAAGCTGCTGGTGGCCAACCGGGGTGAAATCGCATGCCGCGTGATCCGAACGGCAAAAAAGCTCGGGATCAAGACCGTCGCAGTCCATTCGGAAGCCGACGCCAAGGCACCCCATGTGGAGATGGCTGACGAAAGCGTGCTGATCGGACCGCCCCCTCCGCCACAAAGCTACCTGAACACAGCCGCAATCCTGGAGGCCGCAAGGAGGACCGGTGCCGATGGTGTGCACCCAGGGTATGGTTTCCTCTCGGAAAACGGCGACTTTGTCCACGCCGTTCGTGGCGCCGGTCTTGTCTTCGTTGGTCCCGAAGCCGATGCCATGCACCAGATGGGAGACAAGGGCGTCGCCCGCCGGATCGTGCAGGCGGCAGGAGTGCCCACCGTGCCGGGTTCGGCCGGAATCGTCCAGACCGCTGACGATGCAAAGCTGGAAGCCGACCGGATCGGCTATCCCGTCCTGCTCAAGGCAGCGGCAGGGGGCGGCGGCATCGGCATGACGCTGGTGAAGTCAGGAGATGAAATCGTCAAGGCGTTTGAAAGCTCTTCTTCCCGCGCCCAGAAGGCATTTGGCGATGGCAGCCTCTATATCGAGAAATTCATCGAAAATCCCCACCATATCGAGGTGCAGGTTTTCGGCGATACGCATGGCAGCGTGATCCACCTCTTTGAGCGTGAATGCTCGGTCCAGCGCCGTCACCAGAAGATCATCGAGGAAACACCCGCCCCGCTGCTCATAGGCCGGAACGACGTGCTCGGGAAAATCTTTGACGCGGCGGTACTGGCGGCGAAGGCGGTCAACTACACGAATGCCGGAACCATCGAGTTCATCGCTGACGAGAAGGGCAACTTCTACTTCATTGAAATGAATACCCGACTCCAGGTCGAACACCCTGTTACCGAGGCCGTGACCGGGCTTGATCTCGTGGAGTGGCAGCTCCGCGTGGCTGTCGGAGAAAGACTCCCCCTCGCGCAGAGCGAGGTGAAACGTTCCGGCGCGGCGGTCGAATGCCGCATCTGTGCCGAAAACCCCGCGAAAAACTTTTTCCCGGCCCCCGGCAAGATCGATGAGCTGGTCTGGGGCGATGGCATGCGCGTGGATACCGGTGTCCGGGCAGGATCGGAGATCACGCCCTTCTACGATCCGATGGTCGCGAAGGTCATTGGCCACGGAGCGACACGGAGCGAGGCGATAGACCGGCTGTCCGCCGCCCTGGACAAAACGGTGATCAAACCGCTTCAGACGAACCTGAACCTCCACCGGCATGTGCTGAGGGAGGATCGGTTCCGCGCCGGGAAATACGACACCAACTATCTCGCCACCCTGGACCTGAAACAGCTCGCCTGAGAGGGATTTTTCATGCCGAACTTTACGTCGCTCCTGTATGAAGTGGACGGGCACATCTGCACGATCACGCTGAACCGCCCCGAAAAGAAGAACGCCCTGTCCCAAGCCCTTACGAACGAGATCATCTTTGCGCTGGAAACGGCCCGGGACGATTCCAGTGTCCGGGTGATCGTCCTGACCGGTTCGGGCGGCGTGTTCTGTTCAGGCGCGGATTTGGGAGGCATGGCCGATTCCCAGAAGTCTGACATCCCGCATCGCGGGTCGTTTCCCGAACTGCTGATTGCCCAGCGGACCTGCGGAAAGCCGATCATCGCCAAGGTCCGCAAATACGCCCTGGCGGGCGGGCTGGGGCTCATGATGGGCTGCCAGTTCGCACTGGCCGAGGACACCGCACAGTTCAGCACCCCGGAAATTGACCGTGGCATCTGGCCCATGATGATCATGGCCAATATCTTCCGGCATGTGCCGCGCCGCAAGGGACTCGAAATGTGTCTTTTTGGTGAACGGATAGACGCCAAACAGGCCGAGAACTGGGGTGTTATCAACAAGGCCGTGCCGGCGGACCAGCTTGATGCTGAAGTGGCGTCCTGGGCCCAGAGGCTGGCCGAGAAATCGCCCATCGCCATGAAGTTGGGGCTCAACGCCTTCTACAAGCAGGAGGCGATGGAGTTTGATGCGGCGGTAAAATATCTCTCAGGTGAACTTGCCAAGGTGATCAACACGGAGGACGCCCGCGAAGGAATCGCCGCGTTCCTCCAGAAGCGCAAGCCGAACTTCAAGGGGAAATAGCTACCGGTCCGGAAAAAGTACTTTTGCAAGCGCCGGGGAATCGGCCAGAACCTTCAGGGCCGCCTCATAGGGATTCAGCGCTCCGGCGCGCACCTCGGACGCAAGCTGGCCGAGTACCCCTCCAGCGCCCGTGGCGGCTTTCAGCCGGTTTTCCATTTCATCCCGGACAATTTCCACGAACTGGGCGAGCCGCTGCTCGGCACGCTTCTGCTCGCGGGCGGGCGTGTCGCGGGTCTTCTCCAGATGCTGCCCGAATGCACCGGCGATCTCATCCACACCCTGGTCGAGCGACGCCGCCGCGAGCAGCACCGGAACCGTCCAGTCGGGATTGTCAGACAGATGGACCATCAGTTCCAGTTCCACCTTGATCCGCTCGGCCCCGTCGCGGTCGCACTTGTTCACCACGAAGATGTCCGCGATCTCCATCAGCCCGGCCTTCATCGTCTGGATGGTGTCGCCAGCCTCGGGCACCAGAACCACGACCGTCGTGTCGGCCAGCTCCATGATATCCAGCTCCGTCTGGCCGACGCCGACGGTTTCAATCACTATCAGGCCGTAACCGGCCGCGTCGAAAACCCGCACAACGTCGCGGGTGGCCCGTGACAGCCCGCCATGCGCGCCACGGGTACCGAAACTCCGGATGAAAACACCTTCGTCCAGCGAATGGCTCTGCATCCGCACCCGGTCGCCCAGAATGGCCCCGCCCGTGAACGGGCTTGACGGGTCGATGGCGATAACGGCCACCTTTTCACCGTGGCGGCGAAAACGCGCAACCAGCCGGTCGGTAAGCGTGCTTTTGCCAGCACCGGGCGGACCGGTAATACCCAGCACTTTCGCCCCGCGGCTGCGGCGATAGATCTCCGCCAGCAGCTCGCCGGAACCCTCCGACCGGTTTTCCACCAGCGAGATCAGCCGGGCCAACGCCCGCCGGTCTCCAGCCAGCATGGGATCGAGAAGCGGATGGGCCACGAGCACTCTTTCAGCCCCGGCAGCCGTCAGGGTGCCGCATGGCGAGCCTGAACCCTAGCATACGCCACGTCCGGTCAACCTTGCCGGACCCGTTTCTCCGTGCATACTCGCCCGTAGTGTCCCCAGTTCCCGATCCACCCTGGACTCCTTCCGCACAAAAGTCGCTCCGCGCCGAGATCGCGGCCAGCGGCGGCAATGAAGTCTATTTTCTTGCCCGCATGGATGAAGCCGGCCGTATTTTCTGGGCAGAGCCGATGGCCAGAGGCGGCCCCGATTCAGTGCCGGCGCCCCAGCTCCGTCCGCAATCGGGCGAAGCCGTCGTGCACAATCATCCTGGCGGGAACCTCCAGCCATCGGAACCTGACCTTGAAATTGCATCCCAGCTGGGCGCACGGGGGGTCGGGTTTTTTATTATCGATAGCGAAGTCACCCGTATCTACCGGGTTGTGGAGCCGTTCCAGGAGGCAGACGCCCCGCCACCTGATATTGAGGCATTGCGCGGCACTTTTTCCCCGGGTGGCGGACTGGCCAGGGCATTCAGCGGTTTTGAGCCCCGCGAGGAACAGGGACGCATGGCCGAGATGCTGACGAATACCTTTGAATTGAAAGGTATCGCCGTCGTTGAGGCCGGAACCGGTGTCGGCAAGTCACTCGCCTATCTGGTCCCGGCCCTCGACTGGGCGCGCCGCCATGGGAAGCGTGTCGCCATCTCCACAGCCACGCATACGCTTCAGCAGCAGCTCGTGGAGAACGACATCCCCCTGCTGGAAAAGGCGACCGGAGCACCCGTGCGGGCGGCGACGCTGATGGGGCGGTCAAACTACGTCTGCAAGCGCAAGGCTGCAGAACTGTCCCGGCAGGAAACGCTGGAACTGGATGATGAGGCGTCCGATGCCGTCCGGGAACTGGCGCGATGGGCGTCGGCAACTCCTACCGGCGAACGGCGGGACTTCGGCTCCAGCGTCAGCGAAACGGTCTGGGAAAAAGTCGCCTCCATGACGGACCAGACGCTGCGGACGAAATGCCCTTTCTACAACGAATGCTTTTACTATCAGGCCCGGCGGAAGGCCGCTTCATCCGAGCTCCTCATTGTCAACCATCATCTCCTGCTTTCAGACCTGGCGCTCAAGACCGAGCTGGACCAGTTTTCTGATGCGGCCGTCCTCCCGCCGTTTGAGGCCGTCGTGATCGACGAGGCCCATCACCTGCCTGATACCGGAACGACGGCGGCCTCAACGACGCTTTCCGCCACGCGGATGGCCAAGGTCTGCCAGAGACTCGTCTCCTCGAAAGACCCGTTGAAAGGGCTGCTCGCGCAGTTTGAAACCCGGATAAACCGGTCCAGTGAACCCGGCGAACCGAGGGTGGCCTTGCTCAAGGCGGCCGGCGAAGTCCGCGGCCAAGTCATCCGCGTCCGCGATACCGGGCGCAAGGTGTTCGACCAGTGGTTCGACACATTCGACGGCATGCTTCCCTCCGGAGAACGCGGCGGACGGTACCGCAAGCTCCGGATCACCCGGCGTGAGCGCAGCCTCCCCAGCTACGGGGAATCGGTCGAAACCCCCGCACGGGAGCTGATGACCGAGCTGGTGCGGCTTGCCGGACTGCTGGAAGCCCTCACCCGGAGCGTGAAAGGCGACAGTCCTCTTGGCAAAGAGACGGAGGCAAATCTTGTCGAAATGCGTTCGCTGCAGGGAAGGCTGGAACTGGCCGCCGAAGACCTGGCCATACTGCTTACTGACGACGACGAATACTGCACCTGGGTAGATCTCGATGCCGACAACCACCGGGTGACACTGCATCGTGCACCAGTCGATCCTGGTCCCTTTCTGGACAAGGCCATATTCAGCCAGCCATCCGTCGAAGCAGTCGCACTGACCAGTGCTACCCTCGCCGTGGCCGGGAAATTCGCCAATTTTGAACGGCAGTCTGGGCTCATCCGGAGCAGGCAACCTGAACGACGGACCGAACTGCTGCTCACCAGTCCGTTCGATTTCGCCCGTCAGGCAATGCTGGCGACACCGGGCGACATTCCCGATCCCAAGTCGGACCTGTTCGCACTGAAACTCGCCAACTGGCTGCGGGAGCTTCTTCTCGCTTCCCGGGGTCATGCCTTTGTGCTGTTCACGTCCTACCAGCTCCTGGAGCGGACATTCCGGGAACTGGAACCGGTGCTTTCGGCGGCAGGCCTGACGGCCCTCCGGCAGGAAGCCGGCCGCAAGGGCCGGCTGGCCGATCAGTTCCGAAACTCGGCAAAACCGGTCCTTTTTGCGACGGCAAGCTTCTGGGAAGGCGTGGATATTCCCGGCGACCAGCTCCGGCACGTCATCATCACCCGGCTGCCGTTTACCGTGCCGTCGGAGCCAATTCAGGTCGCCCGCGCCGAACGGATCAGGAAGGAGGGCCGCTCGGACTTTGACGAAATGTCGGTCCCTCAGGCGGTGATCCGGTTCCGGCAGGGGTTTGGTCGCCTGATCCGCTCAAAAACCGACAGGGGCGTGGTGACGGTCCTGGACTCACGGATAGTCACCAAGCGTTTCGGAAGGGTTTTTACCGATTCGCTCCCGCCCGTCCGCCGGTCCAGCGGAAAATGGGAACAGGTGATTTCCGACGTCAGGGATTTTTTCAGGACGTTCCCGGACGAGTGACTATACTCTGCCGGATGGCCGTACAGGTTGGCATACTGACCGTCTGGCTCCGGCTGCACGGCGCCGGTTCACTCAAGGACAAGCGCAAGGTCGTGCGGTCCATCCTTGACCAGACACGGCGGGCGTTCCGCTGTTCGGCGTCAGAAACCGATCTCCACGACCATCATACACAGGCGGAGCTGACTTTCGCCGTGGTCGGCGGCGACGCGCTTGCCTTGCGGGCATTGCTCGACCGGATGCTCGAATATGTGGAGGCCCGCTGCATCCGGCATGGAGCGGAACTGACCGACCAGGCCTCCGACGTCGACCGGTGGCAGAACGCCTAGCGTCATTTCACCAGTTTCGAGACTGCCCTGAACTCGTCCGTGCCGGCCCTGCCAAGGAGCTGGAACACGGCGCTTTCGGCCGTCGTCACAACGGCTCCAGCCCGGTCGCACTGGCGCAGCCCCGTCTTCCAGTTGAGCTTGCGCCGGGAGAGACACGCATCGGCAATGACATGGACCAGATAACCCTTTTCCAGCAGTTTCAGGGCGGTCTGATAGACACAAATATGGGTCTCCATGCCTGCAAGAAGGACGGTGGGCCTCCTCAATCCTTCCAGCACATGCATGAATTCGGCATTGTCCGGGCAGGCAAACTCGGTCTTTTCAATTGCCTTGAGTGTAGGGAAGGCCTCTACCACTTCCGGAATGGTGCGGCCGAGCCCCTTGGGATACTGCTCGGTTGCCACCACTGGAATGGAAAGCACCCGGGCCGCCTCCAGCAGGATACGCACATTCTGGAGTGCCCGTTCCCGATGGGCGGTATCCATGACAGCAAACAGACGCTCCTGATAGTCAACCACCGACAGCACCGTCCGGGAGCGGTCCAGTTGCAGAGACTCAATAACACTGGGCATCGGGAAGCATTACCTCTCTCGACGGGGAATCAGTGATGATGCGGAATGCATTCGGCGCACTGGCAGTCCCGGCGGAGCGCATCCATCGTGTAAATGGCGTCGTACCCGTCCGACCAGCTCACCATCATCCGTCCGTCGGCTACCTTCACCTTGAGTGGCCACGGTTTGGCCTGACCAGCTCCGGCCAGCGGTGACTTCTGGCTCGGACGGTCAAAGGGCGGCGGCTGAAGCACCCGCAGCTGGTCATAGGTAAAGATCGAATGGTGCCCGTCGTCCCAGTGAACATCGAGCGCGTAGTTGCCAAGCCCCTGACAGGTCCTGATCTTGAACGGGTTTGAAATCTGCACCAGCTCGGCCATGGGCGCGCTCCAGTTGAGACGGCTTTACCCGCTCTCCGGCGGGGGAGAATACCCGTCGGAACCGGCGGGACAAGTCTGCGACCCTTATTCCTCGGCCGGTACCGAATCATCAGGGAAATCGCCCTTGGCGCGGTTGGTGAACTTCGTGATCTCCTTGAGGTAGGTCAGGTTCACGTCATCCGTGGGGCCGTGCCGGTTCTTGGCGACGATGATCTTGGCAAGGCCAAGCCACTTCTTCTCCTTGGCAACTTCATACGGCACAAACATTTCGGGGCGATGGATCAGCAGCACGACATCCGCATCCTGCTCGATGGCACCTGATTCGCGCAGGTCCGAAAGCTGGGGTTTCTGATCGTTTCGCTCGGTGGATTTCCGGTTCAGCTGCGAGAGCGCCACCACCGGCCACTGGAGTTCCTTGGCCAGCATCTTCAGGTCGCGGGAAATCTGGCCGACGATGTCATTGCGGCTGGCGTTCCGCGAGGTTCCCGGCGGACCATCCATGAGCTGCAGGTAATCTATCACCACCATGCCAATCTTGTGGTACCTGCCAGACTTCTCGACCTCGCGCTTGATCCGGCGGGCGCGGGCGCGGATGTCGAGCGTCGACACCCGGCCGTTGTCGTCCACCCAGACCGGAGACTGGGAAATCACATCGGCGGACGAAACCAGGCGCCGGTATTCGGTTTCATGCAGCCCTCCCCGGCGCGTCAGGTTCTTGGTTGACATCCCGGTCGAGGACGACAGCATCCGGAGCATCAGTTCGTTGGAACTCATTTCGAGCGAAAAGACGACGACAGGATGCGGCTTTATCTGCTGGTAATCCGGCCGTTCGGGGTCCAGCCCCCTGGAGGCCGCATGGGCGACCGCGTTCATCACGAATGACGTCTTGCCCGATCCGGGCCGTCCGGCAACGACAACAAAGGCTCCGGGCTGTAGGTTCGACAGGATTTCATCCAGATCGCTGAAACCCGTGGCGACTCCGGACTCTTCGTTCCGGTCCCAGCGGGCCGTGATCTCCTCGAAGAGGCCCTTGAACAGGCCTCCCACGTGCGGGACGTTTTCCTTGGTGCGCTGCTGGCGGATATGGAGGATGTTCTCCTCCGCCTCGTCAAGGAGCTGTCCGGCATCCGAGTCGGGCTGATAGGCGCGCTCCCGGATCTCGCCACTCACCTGGGCCACTGTTCGCTTGATCGAGTTATCCCGGATCAGGCTGGCGTGATAGCGGATATCGACGATCGTAACGGCCCGCTCGGCCATCGACTGGAGATGCAGCCGCCCGCCCACCTGCTGCAGGACGCCGAGCGCTTCGAGCCGGGTGGCGAGCGATACAAGGTCGATCGGGGACTTGTCCCTTTCGAGC includes the following:
- a CDS encoding enoyl-CoA hydratase/isomerase family protein, which gives rise to MPNFTSLLYEVDGHICTITLNRPEKKNALSQALTNEIIFALETARDDSSVRVIVLTGSGGVFCSGADLGGMADSQKSDIPHRGSFPELLIAQRTCGKPIIAKVRKYALAGGLGLMMGCQFALAEDTAQFSTPEIDRGIWPMMIMANIFRHVPRRKGLEMCLFGERIDAKQAENWGVINKAVPADQLDAEVASWAQRLAEKSPIAMKLGLNAFYKQEAMEFDAAVKYLSGELAKVINTEDAREGIAAFLQKRKPNFKGK
- a CDS encoding isochorismatase family protein, producing MPSVIESLQLDRSRTVLSVVDYQERLFAVMDTAHRERALQNVRILLEAARVLSIPVVATEQYPKGLGRTIPEVVEAFPTLKAIEKTEFACPDNAEFMHVLEGLRRPTVLLAGMETHICVYQTALKLLEKGYLVHVIADACLSRRKLNWKTGLRQCDRAGAVVTTAESAVFQLLGRAGTDEFRAVSKLVK
- the meaB gene encoding methylmalonyl Co-A mutase-associated GTPase MeaB, translating into MLAGDRRALARLISLVENRSEGSGELLAEIYRRSRGAKVLGITGPPGAGKSTLTDRLVARFRRHGEKVAVIAIDPSSPFTGGAILGDRVRMQSHSLDEGVFIRSFGTRGAHGGLSRATRDVVRVFDAAGYGLIVIETVGVGQTELDIMELADTTVVVLVPEAGDTIQTMKAGLMEIADIFVVNKCDRDGAERIKVELELMVHLSDNPDWTVPVLLAAASLDQGVDEIAGAFGQHLEKTRDTPAREQKRAEQRLAQFVEIVRDEMENRLKAATGAGGVLGQLASEVRAGALNPYEAALKVLADSPALAKVLFPDR
- a CDS encoding DUF503 domain-containing protein, whose amino-acid sequence is MAVQVGILTVWLRLHGAGSLKDKRKVVRSILDQTRRAFRCSASETDLHDHHTQAELTFAVVGGDALALRALLDRMLEYVEARCIRHGAELTDQASDVDRWQNA
- a CDS encoding 4Fe-4S dicluster domain-containing protein, whose translation is MANTYSKENYQNHQKKTERDAVKRIGKDKVQELPPHALIGEKAISKPEFFNLATTESGLLAVKGGLYLGFVISMVFFIKGFWAMISRWRKASGKFDLSDIGQRVKDFLVYGMLQKRVSERRLAGIMHQMIFYGFIVLFIGTTIVAIEYDITRKLDEHFGTSLAFWHGDFYLGYSFFLDVMGLVFILGLGIALYRRFIKKPKHLETSVDDLRIIGMFGAIAVTGYLLEGARIALVDEPFRAWSPVGSWTGYLLTAIFGEPGTPTGFRAWDQAPYWFNGLGYFHNSIWWIHMVLVFGFIAYIPYGKLAHIITSPLNIFLRTHKPTGKMVTPFQLFNWKKDADGNEEFEMREDMEESEFFAGSFGKIEDLSWKQLLSVDACTKCARCTTECPATAAGRDLSPMHFVWNVAGYSAKYMNTPLDQRPSLVSDDAIHPETVWSCTTCNACVTACPVFIEHVDMYMGMRRHMANEGNQSPHMIETMKKMENNKNPWGMARGDRMAWVSDSPVKPVTVEQQPEFDVLYWIGCAGNYDSRNTEVTKSVLKLLEMAGVKYAVLGKEEGCTGDTARRLGNEGLFQQLAIENIMMFKMTGVKKILTQCPHCFNTFKNEYPDLGLENVEVVHHSEFLDELVKGGKLRPKKKIEEKITYHDSCYLGRHNDNYDHPRSVLEASGAELVEMKRSGERGFCCGAGGANMWYEVKEEEKINRIRVNEAAETGAQTAATACPFCMVMFQDGIKTTDREENFKLKDISEILLDACS
- a CDS encoding helicase, with amino-acid sequence MSPVPDPPWTPSAQKSLRAEIAASGGNEVYFLARMDEAGRIFWAEPMARGGPDSVPAPQLRPQSGEAVVHNHPGGNLQPSEPDLEIASQLGARGVGFFIIDSEVTRIYRVVEPFQEADAPPPDIEALRGTFSPGGGLARAFSGFEPREEQGRMAEMLTNTFELKGIAVVEAGTGVGKSLAYLVPALDWARRHGKRVAISTATHTLQQQLVENDIPLLEKATGAPVRAATLMGRSNYVCKRKAAELSRQETLELDDEASDAVRELARWASATPTGERRDFGSSVSETVWEKVASMTDQTLRTKCPFYNECFYYQARRKAASSELLIVNHHLLLSDLALKTELDQFSDAAVLPPFEAVVIDEAHHLPDTGTTAASTTLSATRMAKVCQRLVSSKDPLKGLLAQFETRINRSSEPGEPRVALLKAAGEVRGQVIRVRDTGRKVFDQWFDTFDGMLPSGERGGRYRKLRITRRERSLPSYGESVETPARELMTELVRLAGLLEALTRSVKGDSPLGKETEANLVEMRSLQGRLELAAEDLAILLTDDDEYCTWVDLDADNHRVTLHRAPVDPGPFLDKAIFSQPSVEAVALTSATLAVAGKFANFERQSGLIRSRQPERRTELLLTSPFDFARQAMLATPGDIPDPKSDLFALKLANWLRELLLASRGHAFVLFTSYQLLERTFRELEPVLSAAGLTALRQEAGRKGRLADQFRNSAKPVLFATASFWEGVDIPGDQLRHVIITRLPFTVPSEPIQVARAERIRKEGRSDFDEMSVPQAVIRFRQGFGRLIRSKTDRGVVTVLDSRIVTKRFGRVFTDSLPPVRRSSGKWEQVISDVRDFFRTFPDE
- a CDS encoding DUF971 domain-containing protein, whose protein sequence is MAELVQISNPFKIRTCQGLGNYALDVHWDDGHHSIFTYDQLRVLQPPPFDRPSQKSPLAGAGQAKPWPLKVKVADGRMMVSWSDGYDAIYTMDALRRDCQCAECIPHHH
- a CDS encoding acetyl-CoA carboxylase biotin carboxylase subunit; this encodes MIRKLLVANRGEIACRVIRTAKKLGIKTVAVHSEADAKAPHVEMADESVLIGPPPPPQSYLNTAAILEAARRTGADGVHPGYGFLSENGDFVHAVRGAGLVFVGPEADAMHQMGDKGVARRIVQAAGVPTVPGSAGIVQTADDAKLEADRIGYPVLLKAAAGGGGIGMTLVKSGDEIVKAFESSSSRAQKAFGDGSLYIEKFIENPHHIEVQVFGDTHGSVIHLFERECSVQRRHQKIIEETPAPLLIGRNDVLGKIFDAAVLAAKAVNYTNAGTIEFIADEKGNFYFIEMNTRLQVEHPVTEAVTGLDLVEWQLRVAVGERLPLAQSEVKRSGAAVECRICAENPAKNFFPAPGKIDELVWGDGMRVDTGVRAGSEITPFYDPMVAKVIGHGATRSEAIDRLSAALDKTVIKPLQTNLNLHRHVLREDRFRAGKYDTNYLATLDLKQLA
- the dnaB gene encoding replicative DNA helicase; the encoded protein is MDELRLVTNRQGAREAGAPLQAPANPEAEEAVLGAVLLDNAALDQIDFLEPGDFYSTFNRQIFEAMRQLERDKSPIDLVSLATRLEALGVLQQVGGRLHLQSMAERAVTIVDIRYHASLIRDNSIKRTVAQVSGEIRERAYQPDSDAGQLLDEAEENILHIRQQRTKENVPHVGGLFKGLFEEITARWDRNEESGVATGFSDLDEILSNLQPGAFVVVAGRPGSGKTSFVMNAVAHAASRGLDPERPDYQQIKPHPVVVFSLEMSSNELMLRMLSSSTGMSTKNLTRRGGLHETEYRRLVSSADVISQSPVWVDDNGRVSTLDIRARARRIKREVEKSGRYHKIGMVVIDYLQLMDGPPGTSRNASRNDIVGQISRDLKMLAKELQWPVVALSQLNRKSTERNDQKPQLSDLRESGAIEQDADVVLLIHRPEMFVPYEVAKEKKWLGLAKIIVAKNRHGPTDDVNLTYLKEITKFTNRAKGDFPDDSVPAEE